The Dysidea avara chromosome 13, odDysAvar1.4, whole genome shotgun sequence genome includes a region encoding these proteins:
- the LOC136243060 gene encoding uncharacterized protein isoform X1 has translation MERGERRNKTQLKMVVNRRTNEVKQQMRQVSGKKNGRLPLGQLQTHAAHPYSLVGGKNPRQEDGKQLGKVRSQVDVGCQTLPDEDYKMCTEDQPSEKYWELLAERRRVALANTLEENRELHKKIEKLYGVDKDLEQQRSDTKFYAMMYCISRKT, from the exons ATGGAGCGTGGTGAAAGGCGTAACAAGACTCAGCTGAAGATG GTGGTCAACAGACGCACTAACGAAGTGAAACAACAGATGCGACAAGTGTCGGGGAAAAAGAATGGTCGACTACCACTAGGACAACTTCAGACACACGCGGCTCATCCTTACTCTCTCGTAGGCGGAAAGAATCCTCGCCAAGAAGATGGTAAACAGTTGGGAAAG GTGAGAAGTCAAGTAGATGTCGGATGTCAAACACTTCCCGACGAGGATTATAAAATGTGCACAGAAG ACCAGCCTTCAGAGAAATACTGGGAATTGCTAGCAGAGAGAAGACGTGTAGCGTTAGCCAATACTCTTGAAGAGAATAGAGAG CTTCACAAGAAAATTGAGAAATTATATGGAGTAGATAAAGACTTGGAACAGCAGCGCAGTGATACAAAGTTTTATGCTATGATGTACTGTATTTCCCGCAAAACTTGA
- the LOC136243060 gene encoding small ribosomal subunit protein eS21-like isoform X2 — MQNEAGEFVDMYHPRKCSSSGRIITAKDHASIQINVAEVNDKTGVMTGQNKTYALCGFIRAMGESDDAINRLAEQDRVSAGLVEEIK, encoded by the exons ATGCAGAACGAAGCAGGTGAATTTGTGGACATGTACCACCCAAGGAAATG TTCATCTTCCGGGCGTATTATAACTGCCAAGGATCATGCGTCCATTCAGATCAATGTAGCTGAGGTGAACGACAAGACCGGGGTAATGACTGGACAGAACAAGACCTATGCTCTGTGTGGCTTCATTAGAGCAATG GGTGAAAGTGATGATGCCATAAATCGACTGGCAGAACAAGACAGAGTTTCAGCAGG ATTGGTGGAAGAAATCAAATAG